CGCTGGAGTGCTGTTTGGGTACCAAGCCAAGATAGGCAGCGAAATGGCGTCCATTCCTGAACCGGAAGGGATCTCCGACCAAGGCGACCAGAACCGTGGCGGTGAGAACCCCCACTCCGGGAACGGTCATGAGCCGTTTGCAGACGGGGTGTCTCTTGGCCAGATTCTCGATCCAGGTGTCAAAGTCTTCAAGTTTTGACTCGAGTCCTGCCAACTCCGCACCTATCACCCGAAGCGTCTCCCGAAGGGAAGGGGAAAGTCCGCACTCCGGATCGTTCACAAGACGCTCCAGCTCTCCCCCAACCTTTTTAGGGGACTGTCCCAACACGATTCCGTATTCCAGGAGAATGCCCCGGATGTGGTTGATCGTGGCAGTGCGGAATCCGATCAGAAGCTGACGACTCCGATGTAAGCTCTGGATGTCCTGGGCGTCTTCCGTCTTCACCGGAACAGTCGGGATTGAAGGCCGAAGCGCCGCCTCGCAGATCGCCCGGGCGTCATTGGCATCGTTCTTGTTCGTGCGCACAAAAGGTTTCACGTACTGGGGCGGAATCAGCACGATCGCATGGCCCATTTTCTCGAACTCCCGCCCCCAGTAGTTGGCCGATCCACAGGACTCCATCGCGATCCGGCAAGGAGGAAGATTTTGAATCGTCTTTGTCAGGTGAGAACGACTGACTTTCTTGTTCAAAACCTCATGCCCTCTCGCATCGAGTCCGATCAAATGAAAAACCGTCTTGGCGATGTCGATTCCCAGTGTGGTAACCTTCATGGTGGTTCCTCCCTTTATCTTGTGATTGGTGTTGGTTAGCACCCACCATTCTGGCCCATCGTGAGGCCGTTAAGGAAGGGGGAGGGACCATTTCATTAGCATTGTCCCGTTCGGTCGAAGCGTATCTGAGCGGGATCGGACGACCATTTCAGTCACCCAGGAGCTATTGACGGAGGGTCTTCCTGTCTGTCATACCTATCGGCCATGACCCACGCGAAAGATATCACCGGAATCCTGTTCCCCCTTGTTGAGCGCTGGAAATCCATTGCGAAGACCACTCCTGTGGTTCGAAAAGATCTCCCGGGCGCCTCTTCCGAATGGTGCTTTTCCCCCCGGACGGAAGACGAAAGAGCTCTTATGGAGATGCTGGAAACCTGGGACCGCATGGAAGACTCCATCTTGCCCGACCTTGCGGGAACACCTCCCCTGAAACAGGCGGAGTTCCGGGAGATCTTGCGCATTATCCGTCACAAACTCGACCTTAACCGGAGGAATCGCCACTTTGTTGGCTACTCGGGAAAAAGCGATCCGGACGGAGAGACAGGGAGGGCCCATTTTATGGCTTCCATGGAGAGGACCGTTCACCACCTCATCAAACTGAATGGGGAAATCTCCTCTGCCCAAAAACCGGGGGACCCCGGAAAGACATCCCGTTGAACGAGCAGAAGACCCAACATTCAATCGGCATTTGTGATGCGTGCGGAGAGTCTGACGTGGACCTCTACAAGATCAGCCTTGGGAGAGATTTCTTCGACAGACCCTATGACCGTCTTTCCGCATCTGAAGATACGAAACCGCAATGGTATTGTGGAGATTGCTCGCGCGAAAAAGATTTCCAGCGGGATATACGCTCCATCCGCCTCGAGTTCGAAAATCTCCGGGAAGGACGCTCTTCCCTTCTCTCCAGACCGGAAACCGCCAGAAAAGCCGTCGAACGGGTTGCCCTGATCGAGCAATATGTCAAGAGAGGGAGAAAAGTGCACACGCTCTTGCCTCCCAGAGAAGTGGGAACCCTCCTTGTCGATCTGACCAGGCACTTCCTCCAGGATACAACCGATCCGGACGATATCTGACCCCTTCCGGGGTTGCCAAAATGAATTTCTCTTGAACGCCTTGACTTTTTGCAGAGAGGAGGAGTCTTTTGTACAAAAATCCGTCCTTCGGAACCCCCTTTGACTTCATCATGGAAAAAACATCGGACAACCAAACCGAACGGACTCCCCTCCTCCTGATTACCGCTGCAATTGAACAGGGCGGAAGAACGATGG
The sequence above is drawn from the Leptospirillum ferriphilum ML-04 genome and encodes:
- a CDS encoding IS110 family transposase, whose product is MKVTTLGIDIAKTVFHLIGLDARGHEVLNKKVSRSHLTKTIQNLPPCRIAMESCGSANYWGREFEKMGHAIVLIPPQYVKPFVRTNKNDANDARAICEAALRPSIPTVPVKTEDAQDIQSLHRSRQLLIGFRTATINHIRGILLEYGIVLGQSPKKVGGELERLVNDPECGLSPSLRETLRVIGAELAGLESKLEDFDTWIENLAKRHPVCKRLMTVPGVGVLTATVLVALVGDPFRFRNGRHFAAYLGLVPKQHSSGGKNVLLGISKRGDTYLRTLLIHGGRAMVRSVMKIAAAGKEPAGRNTWILSLYERRGYNRTAVAVANKNARVLWALLTKEDAVYSPAGPALRKTA